In Halobacterium sp. R2-5, the following are encoded in one genomic region:
- a CDS encoding cupin domain-containing protein yields MEARSLAEAFESFEETWEPRLLAELNGQHVKVARLDGEFVWHAHEDADELFYVVDGDLTVEYREDDREDAVHLGPGDLTVAPAGVEHRPVAHEETKVVLFEPAGTTNTGDSEDEELTADELERL; encoded by the coding sequence ATGGAAGCGCGCTCGCTCGCTGAGGCCTTCGAGTCGTTCGAGGAGACGTGGGAGCCCCGCCTGCTCGCGGAACTGAACGGCCAGCACGTGAAGGTCGCGCGGCTGGACGGCGAGTTCGTCTGGCACGCCCACGAGGACGCCGACGAGCTGTTCTACGTCGTCGACGGCGACCTCACGGTCGAGTACCGCGAGGACGACCGGGAGGACGCCGTCCACCTCGGCCCCGGCGACCTGACGGTCGCGCCGGCGGGCGTCGAGCACCGCCCGGTCGCCCACGAGGAGACGAAGGTCGTGCTGTTCGAGCCGGCTGGGACGACGAACACGGGCGACAGCGAGGACGAGGAGCTGACCGCCGACGAGCTCGAACGGCTCTAG
- a CDS encoding DUF6159 family protein, with product MGLRSRLWTGITLARDSVTLLRDHPSLLWFPVFAGAGGVAFFLLAFGTGLGLVPLAVLANAPEAAMYAALAIGYFGASFVAVLFTAGLMFATREVMEGREPSVRGGVSAAWEHKGTLFAWAVLSTVVGLVVRALQESDNLATVVVGALLSVSWAVVTYFVVPVVVFEDETIRGVFGRSTDIVRDTWGESLGAEFGLGFVHGVLFLGVVAVAALAFLVSGSFAVAAAVGLPLVVVAFVVASTLNGIAKVALYEYATTGEPPHYFENVDFDVGDTDAASQSGLQDRFRGGI from the coding sequence ATGGGCCTCCGAAGCCGCCTCTGGACGGGTATCACGCTCGCCCGTGACAGCGTCACGCTCCTCCGCGACCACCCGAGCCTGCTGTGGTTCCCGGTGTTCGCGGGCGCGGGCGGCGTCGCGTTCTTCCTGCTGGCGTTCGGCACCGGCCTCGGGCTGGTCCCGCTCGCTGTGCTCGCGAACGCGCCGGAAGCCGCGATGTACGCCGCGCTCGCAATCGGCTACTTCGGCGCGTCGTTCGTCGCCGTGCTGTTCACCGCGGGGCTGATGTTCGCGACCCGCGAGGTGATGGAGGGCCGCGAGCCGAGCGTGCGCGGCGGCGTCTCCGCGGCCTGGGAGCACAAGGGCACGCTGTTCGCGTGGGCGGTGCTGAGCACCGTCGTCGGCCTCGTCGTGCGCGCGCTCCAGGAGTCGGACAACCTCGCGACGGTCGTCGTCGGCGCGCTGCTGAGCGTGTCGTGGGCGGTCGTCACGTACTTCGTCGTCCCGGTGGTCGTCTTCGAGGACGAGACCATCCGGGGCGTGTTCGGCCGGAGCACGGACATCGTCCGCGACACGTGGGGCGAGTCCCTCGGCGCGGAGTTCGGCCTCGGCTTCGTCCACGGCGTCCTCTTCCTCGGCGTCGTCGCGGTCGCCGCCCTCGCCTTCCTCGTCTCCGGCAGTTTCGCCGTCGCCGCCGCGGTCGGCCTGCCGCTCGTGGTGGTCGCGTTCGTCGTCGCGTCCACGCTGAACGGCATCGCGAAGGTCGCGCTCTACGAGTACGCGACCACGGGCGAGCCGCCCCACTACTTCGAGAACGTCGACTTCGATGTCGGCGACACCGACGCGGCGAGCCAGTCCGGGCTCCAAGACCGGTTCCGCGGCGGCATCTAG